The Candidatus Ancaeobacter aquaticus genome includes a window with the following:
- a CDS encoding DegT/DnrJ/EryC1/StrS family aminotransferase: MRKIPFIDLQAQFQASKDELINEVTAVLASGKYVLGDNVRSFEQEFSSYVGSEKAVGCASGSDALLLALMAYDIKEGDEIITTPFTFFSTASCITRLGARPVFVDIDPATYNIDPAKIEEKITDKTKGIIVVHLFGQPADMDPIGEISKKYNLVVIEDAAQAVGARYKGKTVGSLGDIGAFSFFPTKNLGCCGDGGIMTTKDEAIAERLIVLRDHGAKPQYYHPHIGINSRLDEIQAAILKVKLKLLPDWTDKRCAHAARYNSLLGDTPVAIPFAIDNVSPVYNQYVIRVKSNRDLVREKLTSLGVSTGVYYPLPLSLQECFKYLGYKEGDLPHSENAAHEVLALPITPELSESDIEYVATKIKECVT, translated from the coding sequence ATGCGAAAAATTCCATTTATCGATCTGCAAGCACAATTTCAAGCAAGTAAAGATGAATTAATTAATGAAGTAACAGCAGTACTTGCAAGTGGAAAATATGTTTTAGGAGACAATGTTCGTTCATTTGAACAGGAATTTTCATCATATGTCGGATCTGAAAAAGCAGTCGGGTGCGCATCCGGCTCGGATGCGCTCTTGCTTGCGCTGATGGCATATGATATCAAAGAAGGTGATGAGATTATTACGACGCCGTTTACGTTTTTTTCAACGGCCAGCTGTATAACAAGATTGGGTGCCCGACCGGTATTTGTGGATATTGATCCTGCTACCTACAATATTGATCCTGCAAAAATAGAGGAAAAAATTACCGATAAAACAAAAGGTATAATTGTAGTGCATCTTTTTGGACAGCCGGCGGATATGGACCCGATAGGTGAGATCTCAAAAAAATATAATTTAGTTGTGATTGAGGACGCGGCTCAGGCGGTAGGAGCACGCTATAAAGGAAAAACCGTGGGCTCTTTGGGTGATATAGGTGCGTTTAGTTTTTTCCCGACAAAGAATCTTGGCTGTTGTGGTGACGGCGGGATAATGACCACTAAAGATGAAGCCATTGCCGAGCGTTTAATTGTTTTACGAGATCACGGAGCAAAACCGCAATACTATCATCCGCATATTGGCATTAATAGCCGACTTGATGAAATACAGGCCGCAATATTAAAGGTAAAATTGAAACTATTACCGGATTGGACAGATAAACGATGCGCTCATGCCGCGAGGTATAACTCACTGCTAGGTGATACTCCGGTAGCAATTCCGTTCGCTATAGATAATGTATCACCTGTTTATAACCAATATGTTATACGGGTGAAATCGAATAGGGATCTTGTACGAGAAAAACTTACATCACTTGGTGTTTCAACGGGAGTGTACTATCCGTTGCCATTGTCTTTGCAGGAGTGTTTTAAATATCTTGGATACAAAGAAGGGGATTTACCTCATTCGGAGAATGCGGCACATGAGGTTCTTGCACTTCCCATAACTCCTGAGTTATCTGAAAGCGATATAGAATATGTTGCAACTAAGATCAAAGAATGTGTGACATAA